TGGAAGCTACGATGGAATGAACTAGATCAGAGGTGTCCAACCTCTAAGACAAATGTTTAGTCaagtctctgcttcaacacacctgaatcaaacaaTTAGGTTCTTATCAGGACTTTGGAGAACTTACCTGGATAGTGAGGATGTAATTCTGCTGCTAGATttaggtgtgttggaccagggacacaTAAAGGTTACaagacaccggcccttgaggactggacaCAACTAGTtgagatcaaagcatattcaggTTTCCAGTCAaaatccagacctaaatccagctAAGAATATGTAGTAACACTTGAAACTTGACGTTTACAGATGCTTTCCATGCAATCTTACTGGGGTTgaactattttacaaagaattgGCTCAAATTTTGATCTCTGGATAGGAAAAGGTGGTAAAGAAGTCCCCCAAAATACTTGTAATGGAAACTTGGTCCCACAAAGTATTgatttgaaaatgacaaaaaataataacgTGCTCTTTCTTACCAGTTCAAAATTATACACTCACTGAATTGCATGAAAGTCATTGCATTTTGTGGCtacaacattacaaaatgtgaagaagttcaAGTGGtgtcaatacttttgcaaagcactatgctatttattttcattgagTCTTTGATAAGATTCCTGGTAACACTGGGAGAGCAGGTAGCTGCTCAGCCGATGGTCCTGGAGTGTTTTACAGCCAAGGATGAAAAACAGATCAGTTGTTACCAGTAAGAAGATGGAGGACAGCATTAGGAATTTCCAAGGATTCATCGTTCACCAACACAATGTCATAGGAGTCCAAATAGGACTGTTTGCGCTCCTCAacctaaaaagaaagaaaaaggcaaaaaatcaTGGTTGGGAACCATTGGGATTAGCTGAAATATATCAGGTTTTTGCTTACCTTGTCATTCAGGAACCCAATCTTGAGGATGTGCTTCATATTCTGAACTCCATCAGCCATGTTCAAGTCCCCCAGAGAGTCTCCCATCAGCAGGACATTTGGTCTTGACCGCAGCTCCTCGAAATGGCCCGTGTTTAGCAGCGCACTTTCTCTTTTATTGTAGATGTGAATCAACTCTCCCTTGAAAGCCTTCAATATCCCCTGGTTAATCAGAGAAGTCTTAATATCATAGAAATCTATAATTttggaataaaattaatatttttttaagtgctgcACAACTCACAAATTCGTCAAAGTCCATGTAGTTGGAGATGACTTTGACATTGGGGTGGAAGACGTTGGCTTGCCGTATCACCTCTTCCAGGATGTCTCCGATTCCAGCGGAGAAGATGAGCAGAGGGATAGCGTGCTGGTTCAGACGGTTGAAGAACAGCTCATAACCCTCCCTGTTGTACCATtgccacattttatttcaaatttcctCTTAAGTATCAACCACAACTTTTAGTCTTTAGATATCCTTACCTCAGCATTGCATCAGACTCACGCACTGCCGCAGCCAGCTcctcttttttaatttcctgctcCACAAGAAGGTCATGAGCTTTGGTCCACCTATGAGAAAGACTCACCTTTTCAAACATTATCCCCCAAAAAAGCCTAGAAACTGGAACATATCAGTGAGAAATACTCACCACTCCACCATTAAAGGCAGTTTCTCTTCAACTGAGCGTGATGTGTCGATCTCTATGGGATAATAAGTCTGGAGAAGACAATCCAGCTGTGGAAGACAGAACAGGATTCTGAGATCTAACTACTGAAAAGGGTTAGATAAGCACAGATACCCTTTATATACCAAGAATAATCCAggtttaaaaacttaaaacGTGGTCCATAAAACAGGAGCAAAATGCAAACAGTGTTACAACAAAGACATTATCAATTATAATGagatttctttacattttgcattaagCTTAGATCAACCAGcgcaaaaaatatttcagaagaaTCTGTCCTACCTTTTGGCGGCACTCTTCGGAGATGGCTTTGCTGTTGTCAAGAATATCtgccaaaacaaacaattcacCAACAACTTATGTTGGataatttcatttttccatatggttgcaattattaaaatatattttttttctaaactctCATTGATGTGTCCTTTACATAAAACTGGTTGACTTGTGCTTCACGAGGCATCCACATGGGAGTCTTCTTGTAGCACATATTTTATTCAAGCAAAGCTAAAAGatgattttactgttttatgctgtttgaagaaaaaaatagaacagaTGCTTTAAAAGGGACTCCTGCTAATGTTACCTTTAGGGAAACACTTAACAGTTCCATTAAAGAAGCTCAAGTACCACAAAGAATGCTACAAGATACAGATGAAGGTGCAACAGGTGCCAAGATGATCCCCAAGGATTGTTCAATAAGGAAAAGAGAACTGCGTGACACCAGTTCAGAGCTTGCTCATGACTTGCAGCAGTGGCAGAAATTTTGAGACTGGAATCAAGAAGGCTGCAAAGAACCCACTTATCTCccagaaaaaacatcaacattaacGTTAATGAAAAGCCCCATTTTGTACTTTGCAAGGGTAATACCGACATATTAAAGCTTATTCTGAGGATGAAGCTTACACATTTACTATCAAACTTCATATGTTGTAgtcaaaagctaaaaaaaaccacTAAATGCATAGCAACACTAACTGTGTACTTACTGTGACACGTAGGACATCGCTTCCCATTGTATTGGAATCTCGTCAGGGTCATGTCAAAATCCGAGATCACCTAAAAATAACAAGAATATGACGTTTGATTTCCACCCAGTGTTCCTGCAGGGTTTCCAGTATTTCTGAGGCGTTTCAGTGTAGATACCTGCAGCGTGTTGGGTCCAGAGTCTAACAGGGACTTCAGGATATCTTGTACCCTCTGAGGATCCTTCATCAACACGGATCCATTGGACAGCTCTGGAATCTGTTCAGACACAACGTTTGAAAATGGTAACAGCAATTCGTTAACAGAGATTACGTACCacgataaaaaaataaaaaaaaaacgaattTTTAGAAACGAAACCAAAGCAAACTAGACTActacatgatttaaaaatagatttactCGTATAGTTCTTGTCATTGGCCATTACTAACATTTGACTTATAAAGTCAAATTAGTTTTAAGTCGTTTTCTCTTTTCATGTGACTTACAAAGTTATTAGCTATACCATAGTAGCAGCTTAGCATAAAGTTAAATACAATTTAGCTAGCACAATACAAATATTCCTTGCGTGAAGTAaagatttacatgtttttagGTTATTCTGAATGTTTACAGAGTAGCATTaccatttttaataacaaattGTGCCTAGCGGCTTTTTCGGGCAGAGTCTGCAGAGCAAGAGAACTATGTGTACCGGCTAAGTACACTGCTGCATTCATACTACCGTGTGTGtcggaatttttttttacaattgatTTTACTAACACACTGATTAGGTTAAAAACCCtattttattacaattaatTCACTTTATAAACAATTGTTACTTGTATGTATTCAATGTAATcttaaagtttgatttatttttggagtTTTCCCGTTACCGTTTTAAATACGAGCCGATGAGTGACCCTTGAAGGCAGCACTATTCTTACCTAACCGTCCATGTGCAACTGTCCCCCTGAAGCAAAACCACCCGTTTCAGGTTCCCACCAGTCCCATACACACAAATACATATCAATAAAGTTGAATATCACCGAAAATGTAAGTTATATAGAATCATTACAAATAGAGtaacatttttctgtcaatCTTTATGATCGAGGCTtccagcaaatgaaaacaacagcaaataaataaataaataagaaaaaaatatttaaaaaaataatattttttaaattattaaactaccgattaattaaaaatcagtataacaacaacaacaacaataataataataataataataataataataataataataataataattgctgCATAGGACTAATGAGAAGAGATTTTGATTACAGAAATGTCGATCTGCTGAAAATCATCTCCATGTACTGTGCAAAATATGCACACCATACTCGTTtaagtacttaaaaaaaattttttttaactgcatgtTTATGAGAACCAGTCTTAACCTTATTACTGCATCAGTGTGTTGTCGCAAGGAAGCAATCAGCTAGTAAGCCGAGTAAGTCCTTGGTAACCTTTAAAGCACAGAGTTCAGCTGCAGTTCCCACCAAAAGAATCTCACCATAACTCTTTAACTTTGCAATCTTCTCAACTCTTTCTGTGGGCCTTTCGCTAccaagccttttttttttccacttagcTTTTCATCCATATGTATGTACAATGTACAACTTGCTCTGTGGTCAGACTCAATTTTCGTCTGGACAACTCTAAAGTCAGCAGAATAAAATttctgcaatttatttttttttagttagtttATGTCATAACCAGAGATGGTGAATATTAggtattttataaatgtttgaaatatatcactatGTATGCAATAAAACACTTCAATAACTATCTAATTTATTCAGATGAATCTGTATATTGATTGGTACAGCTTAATACAGAAAAGTAATCGAACACTCCAGGAAACGTATTTACTATTTGAGTGAAAGGGCTGAATGTTACTTATTCTTTGTTCAATTGGCAACCTATTGCTGGCACCAAACACTATGCTGTGTCTAAAGCCAATTAAAGAGTATGAGTAGGCATTGAACAGAGTCAAGAGTCAAAGTAGCAATACACATATTTATCTtacaaaaacagctttaattgCAAGTGATGCCATTAGTACGTCTTACATCCAAATATAAGGACACAATGTCAGACTATCACATGCAAAGCAAATACATAGCTTATTTCAGTTAAGATCTTTATATTGGTCATAAAGTGGAAATGAATATCATTTCTACGCTCTTTAACCTTGGTACTGCACAGCTCCTGAATGTCAGTCACAACAAATTCATAGCAATCCCTTCTTTGTCTTTAGGTTTGAATCCTTTTTATTACATCTTTACGTCTCTTTGGTGGGCAACAGGAGACACCTCCAATGTACACCTATGTCAAAatgaagtaacagaaataattttttatgagatatttaatgtttgaaacAATTCTGACCATACTGATGGTAACATCTTTGCTTAGAGTTCAAAACTTACTTGCTGAAATCTGGTATCTACAAAATACAATCACCTTGTCTGATATGACACAACTGAAAAATGCTAAATCAAGGTGCAGCAACAACTTTAAGACTTTACAAATAAGAGGTTGAAAAAGTGCAGGTCTATGAGAAACCTTAACCATTCGTAGGAAATCAATAACCGAACCCTGTGCAGACACAATCCATAGACAGTCTTGCATTCATAcgcataaacattttttacattttctgcttgaATTAAGAGAATAagtggaaaattttaaaaagtgcaaaagaaatgAATGATTAAGCCATTGATTTTGGTGCTTAATATAgaggcaaaacatttttttgaatgtACTGCATAAATAAGGGAAATGTTGTTGCAACTTACATATTACTAGAGCCTGGACATTATACTGCCCCTCTGAGAACTGTTAAAGCATTACATGTACATAAATGACCAAAACACACTACAATTGTTGAGGACAAGGGGAGAGCATTCTAGAAGCTTTTGCAATGAGAAGTCTTTCTGGACTATCCAGAAAGAAAAGACCAGGTAACCTATACGTTATATTCACAGTCAATGTTGAATGTTTGAAGTAAAGTCCTCTTTTAGTAAGTTGGACATTTCATGAAGGGATTGTCACAGTGTTAGGAAGGAAGGAATGATGGGACTCTTAAGAAAGTAGGAATGCAATACTAATGTTATCACTGATGTCACATATTCCTGCCAGTACAGGCATATACAATAGGCATATACAATAAAGGAATGTCAAGTATCAATTTAGACATATGTAGCTTTATACTATACAAATAGATAAACAGCATCTTTATCAACATTAATTACTAAAGCATACTTAGTTTTTTGGCTGCTGAAAAACACTCTTATAAACATGTGTACATCTGCAACATACCGCCTGAATGACCTGCATACACATTTCATGGCTTTAAGTCAGCGATTAATACAACAATATGGGAGCTAATGCCACGCAGCTTAGATGAGTGACACCAATGAGAACAACACATCATTCACAGCAGCGGGTTATGCATGAATGGTGGAAATTTTCAGATGTTGCTGGCCCCGTTCAGCACTCTATCTGCGACTGGAGCTGTCGACGCAGGGTTAGGGTGCGCCTGTGGAGCTGCTGCATCTGCTGCATACGATCTCGCTGGCGAGCCAGGTTCTGGGGCATGGGGTACCGCTGGCAGCCGTACAGGAAGCGGTACGGAATGCGGACGTGGCAGGCGGTGGCCCGACAGCGGGGCTGTGGCATGGGCGGCAGCAGCATCCAACGCTTCCTCTCTGCACAGTAGCGGTAGGCCTCTTTGCGATACTGCTTGTCAACATCGTCGCTGTTCTTCCAGCCTCCAATGATGAAGACGTCCTCATCAAAATGGCAGATGGCGGCACCCTCTATGCTGGTCACTTCTGGTGGCAGGCTCTCCAGGATCTCATCAGAGATGCGGGCACTAATCTTCTGCCTGGCGACTTCATCCCGCACTGCGTAACTCTTAGGGCAGCAGGAAGCTGTGTGGTAGAAGTTAGTTGAAGCCACGGCCATCTGGAAGATGCAATAGTTGTCAATGAGTGGCAAGGAGTCGACATCCTGCCATTGGCGGCTTTCGGTGTCATATcgggtggtcaccgtcttcagTCCATCATCGTTATCTGTGTCCACAGGTGTGCGTGCCGTCACATACACGTAGCGATCCTCCACACTAACCGCTTTCACATCTCGCAGGATCTTAGGAGCCGATTCTAAATTGTGCCACTTGTCCTGCTCAGGCTCATACACACTAACATCCTTGAAACCTGGACTGAAGTTGCCGTGCCCACCAATGCTGTACAGGATATCCTTGATGCACGTTAGCCCAAAAGAGTGCTTGCGCGTGGTTAAGTTGCTGACTTGCTCCCAAGTGTTGCGATTGGGATTGTAACGTTCCACTGTCTTTGCAAATCCTGGCTCCATCGATCCAGCTACATAGACATGGGACTCTGTGGTGGCGATGGCGTGGCCATCCAAGTGGTTGTGGATGTGAGGGAGGTTTACCCATCGATCCTCATAGATGAAGTACCCCACACACTCACTCAGATAGTCCCCGCCCTCTGACACCCCACCCACCACCATGATAACGTCCATGTTCTGTCCGAACCGAGGCTGAAATGAGGCCATGTGTGAAGACCAGAACTCCATATCTGCTGACTTGAGGTTCTCAAAGCGAATTGCGTGGCCCTCTACAGCCTCTGACACCAGCCGCAGGCAGGCTTCATTAGAGGCCACAAGTCGTTCATTTTTCACCACCCTGGCCAAGTAGGTGGGTTTTATCTGGGGAAGCCTGAGGAGACGAAACAGCTCCTCAAAGTAGCGACTTCGCTCTTCTGGGTTCTTCTGCACCCATTTCACCACAGCCTCAAACAGCACCTCCTCTGAATCCACAGTGATCTCTGCATCCGACAGCCAGTCACGGACCAGGTGAAAGGGGAGCGTGTAAAACTCCTCATCCTGGATAACCTTGTGGAAATTGCGACGAATCATGTCTGCGGCCCGCAAAGCCAGCTGGTCCAAGGTGTACATGTGAGCTAGACTGTGCACTGCCACACAGTTGGTCAAACTCAGCTTCTTCTTCAGGAATTCACCACAGAAATctttgagctgcagcagcaagaACCTTCAAATAaagcaacagagaaaaaaacacaatgaaaaacatCAGAGGGAATTGAGGAGTTTCCAAGAAAAAGAGCTTGCAACTATCATTAAACCAAAAGTGTAATGTTAGGACATGTAgcttattttattgggattttataggCAAGACTAGCAATGCAAATAGCATATCATTTTGAGCTGAAAGGAAATTGCACAGGTTTTTCAAATTTAGCTTATAAATAAGAGTCTgatattcttaaataaaatcttgtacAATCAATAGGCAGTAGAAGTCACCTAATTGTTAAATATAGTTCACCTGTATATTATAAATATAGCTGTTCTCTGACGGTCTCAAAGGTTTGTTGGTGAACTTTGATGAACAaagagcatcatgaagaccaagaaacagaAGTCAAGCCAGAGATGAAGATGCTGAGTTTAAAGTTGAATTCAGTGAAAACTTCAGTtcattatttcaaaacagagaGAGTAGGTCACTATTACAAACCTACAACATGGCTATCTATCTAAACTGACAGACTACACAAGAAGAGTTTTAATTAGAAAAGCAGACAAGAGCCTCATGGCAACTCTGTAGCAACATTCATGCATTGTGCTAAGCTGCATTGTGTTGATATTTATGGAATGCCACTGGAAAGAAAGTCAAAAGAAGTTACAGTTTGCTACAAGCCATGTATCAAACAAAGCACATGTTAGAATGGACAGTTAAAACCAAATATAATCTTGTTGCCTGGATGTAAAACACTATGTTGCAAAATACATTGACTGCATGCATCACCATTAAAACATCATCCCTACAGTAACAATGGTGGCAGTAtcaataaacaacaatattccACCTCACCTGACCAGATAATTAAACTACCACACAATCAGCACTATAAAGGAATGGATTAGTGTGTTGGTATGGCCAAGTCAATGTCCAGAGCTGAATCCAAATGACAATTTATGTTTATAGATGTTCTCCATCCCATCTGACTTTGCTGAAGCCATTGGAGGCGGGATTGTTTTCTCTGGAAGTGCTCAGCTGATTAAGACATGCCTCAAAGGAATTGCTGCAAAGATGGTTCTACAAAGCTTTGCCTCCGGTGTATACCAATTAAAAAACCcatctgtcattttatttccactttacaaCTATGCATTGCTTTGTTtgcctatcacataaaatcccaaataagAACacataaaagtgacaaaatatgaacaaatctCGAGATGTTTAGATCTGTTTACGGATGCTATgtgtatttcataaaattacaaacagatTGTACCTGTCTGCCAGCTCCAGCACCTCATGTACATTGCAGGTGCTGACGCGTATTTCTCCGGTGTACATGTACTGGATGACACTCTCCACTGTCTCCGGGTCTGGCCCCAGCTCTGAGCTCCACTCCTTCATCTCCACCCGTCCGGAGAGCGACTCGGAGAACTGCCCCCCCAGCAGCGGAGTGAAATAGTCGGTGGCAGCAGCCAGCACAGACCTGTGGGCCGAAAACTCGCAGCTCTGGACGTTCCCGGTAGCCGCCCCGCTGCTGAAGGCCAACGTCACGTCGCAAAACAAGCCCTGCTTTCTCTGCTCGTTCTGCCGCCGAGAGAGCTCGGAGCAATGGGAGGAGGATGTGAAGTCCTCGGCCTCTTCCGCGTCACCGTCTCCGGCTAGTGCACTaggagtgctgctgctgctgctggttccgCCGCCGCTGCCGCCATTCCTGGCGGAGTCCTCCGGGTTGGG
The DNA window shown above is from Xiphophorus couchianus chromosome 16, X_couchianus-1.0, whole genome shotgun sequence and carries:
- the LOC114159620 gene encoding kelch-like protein 11; amino-acid sequence: MCGCVCRLVSLSSLLHLPPLLTSRAGSRMAAAAPNPEDSARNGGSGGGTSSSSSTPSALAGDGDAEEAEDFTSSSHCSELSRRQNEQRKQGLFCDVTLAFSSGAATGNVQSCEFSAHRSVLAAATDYFTPLLGGQFSESLSGRVEMKEWSSELGPDPETVESVIQYMYTGEIRVSTCNVHEVLELADRFLLLQLKDFCGEFLKKKLSLTNCVAVHSLAHMYTLDQLALRAADMIRRNFHKVIQDEEFYTLPFHLVRDWLSDAEITVDSEEVLFEAVVKWVQKNPEERSRYFEELFRLLRLPQIKPTYLARVVKNERLVASNEACLRLVSEAVEGHAIRFENLKSADMEFWSSHMASFQPRFGQNMDVIMVVGGVSEGGDYLSECVGYFIYEDRWVNLPHIHNHLDGHAIATTESHVYVAGSMEPGFAKTVERYNPNRNTWEQVSNLTTRKHSFGLTCIKDILYSIGGHGNFSPGFKDVSVYEPEQDKWHNLESAPKILRDVKAVSVEDRYVYVTARTPVDTDNDDGLKTVTTRYDTESRQWQDVDSLPLIDNYCIFQMAVASTNFYHTASCCPKSYAVRDEVARQKISARISDEILESLPPEVTSIEGAAICHFDEDVFIIGGWKNSDDVDKQYRKEAYRYCAERKRWMLLPPMPQPRCRATACHVRIPYRFLYGCQRYPMPQNLARQRDRMQQMQQLHRRTLTLRRQLQSQIEC
- the LOC114159627 gene encoding cytosolic 5'-nucleotidase 3, which codes for MIPELSNGSVLMKDPQRVQDILKSLLDSGPNTLQVISDFDMTLTRFQYNGKRCPTCHNILDNSKAISEECRQKLDCLLQTYYPIEIDTSRSVEEKLPLMVEWWTKAHDLLVEQEIKKEELAAAVRESDAMLREGYELFFNRLNQHAIPLLIFSAGIGDILEEVIRQANVFHPNVKVISNYMDFDEFGILKAFKGELIHIYNKRESALLNTGHFEELRSRPNVLLMGDSLGDLNMADGVQNMKHILKIGFLNDKVEERKQSYLDSYDIVLVNDESLEIPNAVLHLLTGNN